From a region of the Roseivirga sp. 4D4 genome:
- a CDS encoding carotenoid biosynthesis protein: MLDKIDSLPFVNQKNAFRLMLAMHVAGAIGLAVDETRELFQWLTPFNLLATAAIVLHFESEKGLKYGLFIILTFLIGFFIEVIGVSTGQIFGTYSYGETLGYKVLDVPLAIGLNWVVLIYATAQLSKTLFSSLIARVVMGAGLMTAIDYFIEPVAIAYDFWSWESAAIPLQNYAAWFLVSAVLHVLFQKLMPNSNNSLTIRLLYIQVGFFIVLNFI; the protein is encoded by the coding sequence ATGCTAGACAAAATTGATAGCCTCCCCTTTGTAAACCAAAAGAATGCCTTTCGACTCATGCTGGCCATGCATGTGGCCGGAGCCATTGGATTAGCTGTCGATGAAACCCGTGAGTTATTTCAGTGGTTGACCCCTTTTAACTTATTGGCGACAGCTGCTATCGTATTACACTTTGAGTCCGAAAAAGGACTGAAGTATGGTCTATTTATTATACTCACCTTTCTGATCGGTTTCTTTATTGAGGTAATAGGGGTAAGCACAGGGCAAATCTTTGGAACCTATAGCTATGGTGAGACCCTGGGGTATAAAGTACTTGATGTGCCATTAGCCATTGGGCTAAACTGGGTAGTGCTAATCTATGCAACTGCTCAATTAAGTAAAACTCTATTCAGCAGCCTCATTGCCCGTGTGGTGATGGGTGCTGGACTGATGACAGCCATAGATTACTTTATAGAGCCCGTGGCGATCGCTTATGACTTTTGGTCATGGGAATCAGCGGCAATTCCTCTTCAGAATTATGCCGCATGGTTTTTAGTCAGTGCCGTCCTGCATGTTTTATTTCAAAAGCTTATGCCTAATTCAAACAATTCACTGACTATTAGGCTTTTATATATACAAGTAGGCTTTTTCATAGTTTTAAATTTTATTTGA
- a CDS encoding ABC transporter ATP-binding protein has translation MIKLQDIDKYIDSKYQRTFILKGIDLEIEQGEFVTIMGPSGAGKSTLMNIIGMLDEPSQGEYYFFDEPIHKMKERKRSELHKHHIGFVFQAYHLIDELTVYENIETPLLYKGVKSSERKSLVAEMLDRFQMVAKKDLFPEQLSGGQQQLVGVARALIGQPKLLLADEPTGNLHSDQAEEIMELFQKLNEEGMTIIQVTHSKDNAAYGKRTINLVDGGLDRDDRH, from the coding sequence ATGATAAAACTACAAGACATTGATAAATACATCGATTCTAAATATCAGAGAACCTTTATTCTTAAGGGGATCGATTTGGAAATCGAGCAGGGGGAATTCGTAACCATTATGGGCCCCAGTGGAGCAGGTAAGTCTACTTTGATGAATATCATCGGTATGTTGGATGAACCTTCTCAAGGTGAGTACTACTTCTTCGATGAACCCATCCACAAAATGAAGGAACGTAAGCGTTCTGAACTCCATAAACATCATATCGGCTTTGTATTTCAAGCCTATCACTTGATTGATGAATTGACGGTTTATGAAAACATAGAAACGCCTCTTTTGTATAAAGGTGTGAAGTCATCAGAGAGAAAAAGTCTAGTGGCAGAAATGCTGGATCGTTTCCAAATGGTGGCGAAGAAAGACCTATTTCCAGAGCAGCTCTCCGGTGGTCAGCAGCAATTAGTGGGTGTTGCAAGGGCGTTAATTGGTCAGCCTAAGCTATTACTTGCCGATGAACCGACAGGAAACTTACACTCTGATCAGGCTGAAGAAATCATGGAGCTTTTCCAAAAGTTAAATGAAGAGGGTATGACCATTATTCAGGTGACGCACTCTAAAGACAATGCGGCTTACGGAAAGCGTACCATCAACTTAGTAGATGGTGGTCTTGATAGAGACGATAGGCACTAA
- a CDS encoding ABC transporter permease gives MLKNYFLIVLRTIRKNPGYAGVNILGLTLGITAFLMIVLVVRYELSYDKFHSETEKIFRINNELRLSSGNYKYPTTASAFGPALLNEMPEVNAFTRLGGAGQQIIIEVETELFKEEDHFFADSTFLEFFNFQLLRGDRSEVLDNPNTAVFTETAAMRYFGTLDVIGKEFKVKGNNEINYVVTGLLKDVPQNSHIQFQILLSIETLRSLGNGLNNWNGQGFYTFIKLTDPIHASKVMATMLDLRDKNVNKEQQNIVNPDLTAFEDIHLKSNLRNEIVPNGSMDVVYIFSAIAVFVLLIAGINYMNLATARSARRAQEVGIRKVLGAYKKQLVSQFLSESIMLTLIATLLSVGIVALLLGPFGTYINKSLTLDMLLDLEVIGLLGGVLLIIGFGSGIYPALFLSAFRPAIVLKGKLVPGMGSSGFFRKALVVFQFVISIVMMIGTTMVYNQLSFMKNKSLGFQKENILVVSNTNQAITPQLNTFKNELVSHPNVEAVTATLSKPGGLRPIMFVKSETVIDDEGGLNLAGINIDFDYMSTMEIEIVDGRDFDSNTPTDSTAAIIVNRQAARELNLEDPVGKMIEVQNFQGQWERKRIIGMIDNINFEPLQRKTESCFYANFLPNYQHLFIKLGDVDASETIRHVEELWAKFAPAQPFEYSFLDEDLNALYSSEEELSQIIIYFAFLAIGIACLGLFGLASFSTEQRVKEIGVRKVLGASLGQVLFLLSKDFATLIVLAILIASPAAYYLTNWWLQNFAFAVDITVTTFLVAGLGALVIALLTVSYKTCMAAISNPVKALRSE, from the coding sequence ATGCTAAAGAATTACTTTTTAATCGTTCTCCGTACCATTCGAAAAAATCCTGGTTACGCAGGGGTCAATATTCTTGGCTTGACACTGGGTATTACGGCCTTCTTGATGATCGTACTAGTGGTCAGGTATGAGCTGAGCTACGATAAATTTCATTCAGAAACAGAGAAGATCTTTCGGATCAATAATGAGCTTCGATTATCAAGTGGTAACTACAAGTACCCAACCACCGCTTCTGCCTTTGGCCCAGCCCTATTGAATGAAATGCCTGAGGTCAATGCTTTTACACGCCTTGGTGGAGCGGGTCAGCAAATTATCATTGAAGTCGAAACGGAGTTGTTCAAAGAAGAAGACCACTTCTTTGCCGATAGTACCTTCCTTGAGTTCTTCAATTTTCAATTATTAAGGGGTGACAGATCTGAGGTGCTTGATAATCCGAATACGGCTGTTTTTACCGAAACAGCAGCCATGAGATATTTCGGTACGCTGGATGTCATTGGTAAAGAATTCAAGGTAAAGGGGAACAACGAAATCAACTATGTGGTAACGGGTCTTTTGAAGGACGTTCCTCAGAACTCCCATATTCAATTCCAGATTCTGCTATCCATAGAGACACTCAGAAGCCTGGGCAACGGCTTAAATAACTGGAACGGTCAGGGCTTCTACACTTTCATCAAGTTGACCGATCCGATTCACGCTTCAAAGGTGATGGCCACCATGCTCGACTTGAGGGATAAGAATGTGAATAAGGAGCAGCAAAATATTGTCAACCCCGATTTGACGGCTTTTGAAGACATCCATCTAAAGTCAAATCTGAGGAATGAAATTGTACCCAATGGCAGCATGGATGTAGTCTATATCTTTTCAGCCATTGCAGTTTTTGTATTGTTGATCGCAGGAATCAACTATATGAACCTGGCCACTGCACGATCGGCGCGAAGAGCCCAAGAGGTAGGTATTCGAAAAGTATTAGGAGCCTATAAAAAACAATTAGTCAGTCAGTTCCTAAGCGAGTCGATCATGCTCACATTAATCGCAACGCTACTTTCGGTAGGAATAGTGGCCTTACTCTTGGGACCATTCGGAACGTATATAAATAAGTCCTTGACCTTGGACATGCTCCTGGACTTAGAGGTGATAGGACTACTGGGTGGCGTCCTCTTAATCATTGGTTTTGGGTCGGGAATTTACCCTGCATTGTTTCTTTCGGCATTTAGGCCTGCTATTGTTTTAAAAGGGAAGCTCGTTCCGGGAATGGGAAGCTCGGGTTTCTTTAGAAAGGCCCTGGTTGTTTTTCAGTTTGTGATCTCCATTGTGATGATGATTGGTACCACTATGGTTTACAATCAGCTTAGCTTCATGAAAAATAAGTCTTTGGGTTTTCAGAAGGAGAACATTCTGGTGGTTTCAAACACGAATCAGGCGATCACTCCTCAGCTAAATACCTTTAAGAATGAGCTGGTGAGTCATCCCAATGTAGAGGCAGTCACTGCCACGCTGAGCAAACCTGGAGGGCTCAGACCAATAATGTTCGTCAAGTCGGAAACAGTGATCGATGACGAAGGTGGGCTTAACCTGGCCGGAATTAATATCGACTTCGACTACATGAGTACCATGGAAATTGAGATCGTGGATGGTAGAGACTTTGACTCGAATACACCGACTGACTCGACTGCCGCAATTATTGTTAACCGGCAGGCGGCACGTGAACTCAACTTAGAAGATCCTGTGGGTAAGATGATAGAAGTTCAAAACTTTCAAGGACAGTGGGAGCGTAAGCGAATTATTGGAATGATTGACAACATCAATTTCGAGCCACTGCAACGAAAAACAGAGTCCTGTTTTTATGCGAACTTTCTGCCCAATTATCAGCACTTGTTCATCAAGTTGGGAGATGTGGATGCCTCAGAAACGATACGACATGTAGAAGAACTTTGGGCCAAATTTGCTCCAGCTCAACCCTTCGAATACTCTTTTCTAGACGAAGATCTGAATGCCCTATATAGTTCAGAAGAAGAGCTCAGTCAGATCATTATCTATTTTGCCTTCTTGGCGATCGGCATAGCCTGTCTTGGTTTATTCGGTTTGGCTTCCTTCTCCACTGAACAAAGAGTCAAAGAAATTGGTGTTAGAAAGGTTTTGGGGGCTTCATTGGGGCAAGTGCTGTTTTTGCTTTCCAAGGATTTTGCCACGCTGATTGTACTGGCAATCTTGATTGCTTCGCCAGCGGCTTATTATTTAACCAACTGGTGGCTGCAAAACTTTGCCTTTGCGGTTGACATCACAGTGACTACTTTTCTAGTGGCTGGTTTGGGGGCTTTGGTCATAGCTTTGCTCACCGTGAGTTACAAAACCTGTATGGCAGCGATATCTAATCCTGTGAAGGCTTTGAGGTCAGAATAA
- a CDS encoding phytoene desaturase family protein, which produces MHKKKALVIGSGFAGLSAAINLASKNFDVTVLEKNTTIGGRARHFSESGFSFDMGPSWYWMPDVFESFFNKFGKSVSDYYELIRLDPSYQVIYEGGDFMPIPAQMSELEALFESIETGAGSQLRAFLKQAAYKYEVGINKLVYKPGRSLTEFASLKLLVDVIRMDVFQSMSKHVRKFFKHPKLIQLMEFPVLFLGALPENTPALYSLMNYADMSLGTWYPKGGMHKIVEALGSLAEEMGVTLLTDHEVQKINHQNGKATSVTTNHGEISADVIIAGADYHHVETKLLDQGTRNYSDQYWQKRVMAPSSLLYYVGLNKKLDGLLHHNLFFDTDFTPHAHDIYTDPKWPEKPLFYASLTSKTDDTVAPEGCENLFLLIPVAPGLEETEEIREKYFDMIVKRMEEHTGQSISEHIIYKRSFAHRDFIKDYNSFKGNAYGLANTLTQTAILKPSLKSKKLKNLYYTGQLTVPGPGVPPSLISGIVVADEVEKDMF; this is translated from the coding sequence ATGCATAAAAAGAAGGCGCTGGTTATAGGTTCAGGTTTTGCAGGATTATCTGCGGCCATCAATCTGGCATCAAAGAATTTTGATGTTACTGTTTTAGAGAAAAATACTACCATTGGGGGTAGAGCTCGACACTTTAGTGAGTCGGGCTTTTCTTTTGATATGGGTCCGAGTTGGTACTGGATGCCAGATGTTTTTGAGTCCTTCTTCAACAAATTCGGTAAGTCAGTTTCAGACTACTATGAACTCATCCGGCTTGACCCAAGCTATCAAGTGATTTACGAAGGGGGTGATTTCATGCCGATCCCCGCTCAAATGTCTGAGCTCGAGGCTTTATTTGAGTCCATCGAAACAGGAGCAGGCTCACAACTTCGAGCCTTCCTAAAACAAGCCGCATACAAGTACGAAGTTGGTATCAATAAGCTCGTCTATAAACCGGGTAGGTCTTTGACTGAATTTGCCAGTCTGAAACTTCTGGTTGATGTCATACGAATGGACGTTTTCCAATCCATGAGCAAACATGTACGCAAGTTCTTCAAGCACCCCAAGCTTATACAGCTAATGGAGTTTCCTGTATTATTTCTGGGGGCTCTTCCTGAAAACACGCCTGCCCTATATAGCTTAATGAATTATGCAGATATGTCATTAGGCACCTGGTATCCCAAAGGTGGAATGCACAAGATTGTAGAGGCTCTGGGCTCTCTTGCCGAAGAAATGGGAGTAACCCTGCTTACCGATCATGAGGTGCAGAAAATCAATCATCAAAACGGGAAAGCCACTTCCGTGACTACAAATCACGGAGAAATATCAGCAGATGTGATCATTGCTGGTGCAGATTACCATCATGTAGAAACCAAATTGTTAGATCAGGGAACACGCAACTATTCAGACCAATACTGGCAAAAACGTGTTATGGCACCTTCTTCCCTCCTCTATTATGTTGGTCTGAATAAGAAGCTTGACGGACTTTTACATCACAACCTTTTCTTTGATACAGACTTTACGCCTCACGCCCACGATATTTATACTGATCCGAAATGGCCGGAAAAACCACTTTTCTATGCCTCGTTGACTTCTAAGACAGATGACACTGTTGCACCTGAAGGCTGTGAAAACTTATTCCTACTTATTCCTGTGGCACCTGGCTTGGAAGAAACTGAGGAGATCAGGGAGAAGTACTTCGATATGATTGTGAAGAGAATGGAAGAGCATACTGGGCAATCCATTAGCGAGCACATTATATACAAAAGAAGCTTTGCTCATCGAGACTTTATAAAGGACTATAATTCCTTCAAAGGCAATGCCTACGGCTTGGCAAACACCTTAACCCAAACAGCCATATTAAAGCCATCCTTAAAGTCTAAAAAACTCAAAAATCTCTATTACACAGGGCAATTGACGGTACCAGGTCCAGGGGTTCCCCCAAGTCTCATCTCTGGAATAGTCGTGGCCGATGAGGTCGAGAAAGATATGTTTTAA
- a CDS encoding sterol desaturase family protein — translation MIEAIAWTLLGFGIMEAFSWWVHKYVMHGVLWKIHKTHHEHTKGFFELNDLFTLLFGGSAIVLIFLGVGSFDYRFWIGCGISLYGMLYFILHDVLIHKRLKWLGRPKTKYLKAITKAHRAHHRTKEKDDAVSFGLFFIPKRYFKDEGEKI, via the coding sequence ATGATTGAAGCAATTGCATGGACCCTACTGGGTTTTGGAATTATGGAGGCGTTTTCATGGTGGGTGCATAAATATGTTATGCATGGTGTATTATGGAAAATTCATAAGACACATCATGAACATACGAAAGGCTTTTTTGAACTAAATGATCTGTTCACATTGCTCTTCGGAGGCTCGGCCATTGTCTTGATATTTTTAGGCGTTGGCAGTTTCGATTATCGGTTTTGGATTGGTTGTGGTATCAGTCTATACGGCATGTTATACTTTATATTACATGATGTATTGATCCACAAGAGACTAAAATGGCTTGGTCGTCCCAAAACAAAATATTTAAAAGCCATTACTAAAGCACATAGAGCTCATCACCGGACGAAAGAAAAGGATGATGCTGTTTCTTTTGGGTTGTTTTTTATACCAAAAAGATACTTTAAGGACGAAGGAGAAAAGATATAA
- a CDS encoding phytoene/squalene synthase family protein → MMELFDQTTLECSKLITQRYSTSFTLGIKTLGKKFHYPIYAIYGFVRYADEIVDTFHDHDKAELLARFKKDTYQAIEEGISLNPVLHSFQMVVNEYNLDHALIEAFLHSMEMDLDETTYDKAGYEEYIYGSAEVVGLMCLQVFCEGDKDMYQELLPPAKSLGSAFQKVNFIRDIKSDFEDRGRVYFPGVDFETFSQQSKEVIEADIQKDFDDALIGIKKLPKGAQTGVLLAYKYYLKLFKKIKNCPSAKIKEQRIRIPNSRKMSILLETYFQQALKAG, encoded by the coding sequence ATGATGGAATTATTTGATCAGACGACCCTTGAGTGCAGCAAGCTTATCACACAGCGCTACAGCACTTCATTTACTTTGGGTATTAAAACGCTTGGTAAGAAATTCCATTACCCTATTTATGCCATCTATGGTTTTGTGCGTTATGCCGATGAAATCGTAGACACCTTTCATGATCATGACAAGGCTGAATTGCTTGCCCGATTCAAAAAAGATACCTATCAGGCCATTGAGGAAGGCATAAGCCTCAACCCCGTCCTCCACTCTTTTCAGATGGTGGTCAACGAATACAATCTGGATCATGCCCTGATTGAGGCTTTCTTGCACAGCATGGAAATGGATTTGGACGAAACCACCTATGACAAAGCCGGCTACGAGGAATATATCTATGGCTCTGCCGAGGTTGTTGGTTTGATGTGTCTGCAAGTTTTTTGTGAAGGCGACAAGGACATGTATCAGGAACTGCTACCTCCTGCCAAAAGTCTGGGTTCGGCATTCCAGAAAGTGAATTTTATTCGGGATATCAAAAGTGATTTTGAAGATCGTGGCCGAGTATACTTCCCGGGTGTCGACTTTGAAACCTTCTCTCAACAGAGTAAAGAGGTCATTGAAGCAGACATTCAAAAGGACTTTGATGACGCATTGATCGGCATAAAAAAACTACCAAAGGGAGCACAAACTGGTGTATTGCTCGCTTACAAGTATTACCTCAAGCTTTTCAAGAAAATCAAGAATTGTCCTTCGGCCAAAATCAAGGAACAACGCATTAGAATCCCCAATTCAAGGAAGATGAGCATTCTGCTCGAAACGTATTTTCAGCAAGCGCTTAAAGCGGGTTAA
- a CDS encoding fatty acid desaturase, whose translation MSKSKPHLGVIIALAIIALWFTSLVFGLQWTIDYQSPILYISILVQTHLYTGLFITAHDAMHGTVSKNKAVNKAFGQVTALLFSYNFYHRLFPKHHEHHKFVATDKDPDYHNGSFFPWYFSFLKQYITWQQIVLMAITFNLLKLFLPVENLILIWMLPGVLATFQLFYFGTYLPHRGHHNAENIHKSRSQKLNHLWAFLTCYFFGYHYEHHASPGTPWWQLYKTKEQFDQSGYPTKS comes from the coding sequence GTGAGTAAGTCAAAGCCACATCTTGGGGTAATCATTGCATTGGCCATTATTGCACTATGGTTTACGAGCTTAGTGTTCGGTTTACAGTGGACCATTGACTACCAGTCACCAATACTCTATATCTCAATACTGGTACAAACCCATTTGTATACAGGGCTTTTCATTACAGCACATGATGCTATGCATGGAACGGTCTCGAAGAACAAGGCGGTTAACAAAGCTTTTGGGCAAGTGACGGCCCTACTATTCTCCTACAATTTTTATCATCGTCTGTTTCCAAAGCATCATGAGCACCATAAGTTTGTAGCTACAGATAAGGACCCTGACTATCATAATGGCAGCTTCTTTCCTTGGTATTTCAGCTTTCTGAAACAGTATATCACCTGGCAGCAGATTGTCTTAATGGCCATCACTTTCAACCTGCTCAAACTATTTTTACCCGTTGAAAACCTCATTCTGATCTGGATGCTCCCTGGTGTATTGGCCACCTTTCAATTGTTCTATTTTGGGACATACCTTCCGCACAGAGGCCATCACAATGCAGAAAATATTCACAAATCACGCAGTCAAAAACTCAACCATTTATGGGCATTTTTGACCTGTTACTTCTTTGGTTATCACTATGAACACCATGCTTCGCCCGGCACTCCTTGGTGGCAGCTTTATAAGACTAAGGAGCAGTTCGATCAAAGTGGTTACCCCACCAAGTCATAA
- a CDS encoding MerR family transcriptional regulator — translation MAKYSIKDLEHLSGIKAHTLRIWEQRYSLINPKRTDTNIRYYDQEDLKLVLNVSLLKENGYKISKIADMSREEMSEAVLMVTEKTTSHADQIYALTLSMIDLDEQRFEKIISSNTLKHGFERTMLNIIYPFLSKIGIMWMTDSINPAQEHFISHLIRQKLIVAIDGQYPSVDVNAKKYMMFLPEKELHELSLLFANFLVRARDCKSIYLGQDMPFHDLHVAHELYKPDYLLTIITSRDANISPQDYVNNLSERFPETTILVSGGQIIGQDLDLNDNIVQIANPNHLISFIEENVSQPVGK, via the coding sequence GTGGCAAAGTATTCGATAAAAGATTTAGAACATCTATCAGGCATAAAGGCCCACACTTTGCGTATTTGGGAGCAGCGATATAGTCTGATCAACCCAAAGCGCACCGATACCAATATCCGATATTACGATCAAGAGGACCTTAAACTAGTCCTGAACGTCTCTCTACTCAAAGAGAATGGCTATAAGATTTCAAAGATTGCCGATATGTCTCGAGAAGAGATGTCAGAGGCGGTTTTGATGGTTACTGAGAAAACTACTAGTCATGCGGATCAAATCTACGCTCTAACGCTATCAATGATTGATCTGGACGAACAACGCTTTGAAAAGATAATTTCATCCAATACGTTGAAACATGGATTCGAAAGAACCATGCTCAATATCATCTACCCTTTCTTGTCAAAAATTGGCATCATGTGGATGACAGATTCTATCAACCCTGCCCAAGAGCATTTCATTTCTCATTTGATTAGACAAAAACTCATCGTTGCTATAGATGGTCAATACCCTTCGGTAGATGTCAATGCTAAAAAGTATATGATGTTTTTGCCTGAGAAAGAATTGCATGAGCTAAGTCTCCTATTTGCAAACTTCTTAGTAAGAGCCAGGGATTGTAAGAGTATATATTTAGGGCAGGACATGCCTTTCCATGATCTTCATGTAGCGCATGAACTCTACAAGCCTGATTACCTGCTAACCATTATCACCTCTAGAGATGCTAATATATCTCCTCAGGACTACGTCAATAACCTGTCTGAACGGTTTCCTGAAACAACCATTTTAGTTTCGGGTGGCCAAATCATCGGTCAAGACCTTGATTTGAATGATAACATCGTTCAAATCGCCAACCCTAATCATTTGATCTCATTCATAGAGGAAAATGTATCCCAGCCCGTGGGCAAGTAA
- a CDS encoding Pycsar system effector family protein, with amino-acid sequence MAGNNILVEIEEYAKGILKNEIPKKFVYHDDYHTERVVKAAEMIGRESGLSDDEVEMVTIAAWFHDTGYKQGCANHETTSCEIAKAYLESKSYPAEQIATIVGCIEATKMPQNPKSLIEQVLCDADLHHLACNDYQMMSEKMHKEVEMMKEETIDTETWNEMNFEFFKDHEFFTPYAKTKLQPIKDQNLASIKKAHKKAKKDKKYVEQLEAKILKLEGKVALKPDRGVETMFRTTSKNHLELSAMADNKANIMISVNTIILSVVVSVLIRKLYEYPNLVVPTIMLVVVCLAAIVLAILATRPNVSSGVFTDDDVLGRKTNLLFFGNFHKMRLDRYEWGMKEMMKDGEYLYGSMIKDIYFLGVVLGKKYKLLRLCYTTFMIGFVLSIVAFVVAMLMFPPQEQTGFYTF; translated from the coding sequence GTGGCAGGCAATAATATTTTAGTAGAGATCGAAGAATACGCAAAAGGTATCTTGAAAAACGAGATTCCAAAAAAGTTTGTGTACCACGATGACTACCATACCGAACGTGTAGTCAAGGCTGCAGAAATGATCGGTCGCGAAAGTGGCCTCTCAGATGATGAAGTCGAAATGGTGACCATTGCGGCTTGGTTTCATGATACTGGATATAAACAGGGCTGTGCAAATCATGAGACTACGAGTTGTGAGATTGCAAAGGCTTATTTAGAGTCAAAATCATACCCAGCCGAACAGATTGCCACAATTGTTGGCTGCATTGAGGCAACAAAAATGCCTCAAAATCCAAAGAGTCTTATTGAGCAGGTTTTATGCGATGCAGACCTACATCACCTCGCGTGCAATGACTATCAAATGATGTCAGAAAAGATGCACAAAGAGGTAGAGATGATGAAGGAGGAAACCATTGACACAGAGACCTGGAATGAGATGAACTTTGAATTCTTCAAGGATCATGAGTTTTTCACCCCTTATGCTAAGACAAAATTGCAGCCGATAAAAGACCAAAACCTAGCCTCGATAAAGAAAGCTCATAAAAAGGCTAAGAAGGATAAAAAATATGTAGAGCAACTGGAAGCCAAGATTCTAAAACTTGAGGGAAAGGTTGCGCTTAAACCTGACAGGGGTGTTGAAACAATGTTCCGTACCACCTCCAAAAATCACCTGGAACTCAGTGCTATGGCAGACAATAAGGCCAATATCATGATTTCGGTAAACACAATCATTTTGTCGGTGGTGGTGTCTGTTCTTATTAGAAAGCTTTACGAATACCCAAACCTTGTCGTGCCGACCATCATGTTAGTAGTGGTTTGTTTGGCGGCCATTGTATTGGCGATTTTGGCGACTCGACCTAATGTGTCTTCGGGTGTCTTCACCGATGATGACGTCTTGGGCAGAAAAACTAACCTCCTTTTCTTCGGAAACTTTCACAAAATGCGACTGGATCGTTACGAGTGGGGTATGAAAGAAATGATGAAAGATGGCGAATATCTCTATGGCAGTATGATCAAGGACATCTACTTCCTGGGTGTTGTGCTGGGCAAGAAGTATAAGCTGCTGAGGCTTTGCTATACCACATTTATGATCGGTTTTGTATTGTCCATCGTGGCTTTCGTAGTGGCGATGCTCATGTTTCCACCGCAGGAACAAACTGGCTTTTACACTTTTTAG
- a CDS encoding RNA polymerase sigma factor yields MTTLEFSYSLSQMTKSLKPFAMKLTKDTDDANDLLQETLMKAYNNRDKFSEGTNLKAWLYTIMKNTFITNYQRMVRRGTFIDTTDNLHFINSSDTRIENKAAGNFALKDINEAIDRLDEVYKTPFMMYFRGFKYHEIADRLEIPIGTVKNRIHIARKQLKEKLRTYRA; encoded by the coding sequence ATGACTACTTTAGAATTCAGTTACTCATTATCTCAGATGACCAAGTCTTTAAAACCTTTTGCCATGAAATTGACAAAAGATACTGACGATGCGAATGACTTACTTCAAGAAACCTTGATGAAGGCTTATAATAATAGAGACAAGTTTTCTGAAGGAACAAACCTAAAGGCATGGCTTTATACTATTATGAAAAACACTTTTATTACCAACTATCAAAGAATGGTAAGGAGAGGTACTTTCATTGATACCACTGATAACCTTCATTTTATCAATTCTAGTGACACGCGTATCGAAAATAAAGCGGCTGGTAACTTTGCACTAAAGGATATTAATGAGGCCATTGACAGATTAGACGAAGTTTATAAGACTCCATTTATGATGTACTTCAGAGGTTTTAAGTATCATGAAATCGCAGACAGATTAGAGATTCCTATTGGCACTGTAAAGAATAGAATCCACATCGCCAGAAAACAATTAAAAGAAAAGCTACGAACATATAGAGCCTAA
- a CDS encoding 4-hydroxy-3-methylbut-2-enyl diphosphate reductase, which yields MFNLNVDIDINSGFCFGVVYAIEMAEDILKEDGQLYCLGDIVHNDEEVKRLEQKGLEIINHEQLQHIKDSKVLIRAHGEPPSTYQLALENNIELIDASCPVVLKLQNRIKNSYDKEETIYIYGKHGHAEVVGLLGQTNNNAVVFQDLEELDLEELPREITLYSQTTKSTDKFYEINEILRENGISVKTNDTICRQVSNRDKELRNFATNFDVIVFVSGTKSSNGKVLYKVCKEQNKRTYFVSSIEDVKAEWFGMNESVGICGATSTPMWLMEDIKGHLQKL from the coding sequence ATGTTCAACCTCAACGTTGATATTGACATCAATTCTGGCTTCTGTTTTGGCGTAGTGTATGCTATAGAAATGGCGGAAGATATATTGAAGGAGGATGGTCAATTATATTGCCTTGGGGACATTGTCCATAATGACGAGGAGGTCAAACGGCTTGAGCAGAAAGGTTTGGAGATTATCAACCATGAACAACTCCAGCACATTAAGGACAGCAAAGTACTGATCCGTGCCCACGGAGAGCCACCAAGTACTTATCAATTAGCACTAGAGAACAATATTGAACTGATCGATGCTTCTTGCCCAGTAGTCTTGAAGCTTCAAAACAGGATCAAGAACTCTTACGATAAAGAAGAGACCATATACATTTATGGCAAGCATGGCCATGCAGAAGTGGTTGGCTTGCTAGGTCAAACCAATAACAATGCCGTAGTATTCCAAGATCTTGAAGAGCTTGATCTAGAAGAGTTGCCGAGAGAAATCACCCTCTATAGTCAGACTACAAAGAGCACCGATAAATTCTACGAAATCAATGAGATACTTCGTGAAAATGGTATTTCTGTGAAGACAAATGACACCATCTGTCGTCAAGTTTCAAACCGAGACAAGGAATTGAGAAATTTCGCGACCAATTTTGATGTGATTGTTTTTGTAAGCGGTACCAAGTCCTCTAATGGTAAAGTCCTCTACAAAGTGTGCAAGGAACAGAATAAACGCACCTATTTCGTATCGTCTATTGAAGATGTAAAAGCCGAGTGGTTCGGCATGAACGAAAGCGTTGGTATCTGTGGTGCTACTTCCACTCCGATGTGGCTAATGGAAGACATCAAAGGCCATCTTCAAAAACTTTAA